A region from the Hippopotamus amphibius kiboko isolate mHipAmp2 chromosome 15, mHipAmp2.hap2, whole genome shotgun sequence genome encodes:
- the LOC130836114 gene encoding nuclear envelope pore membrane protein POM 121-like — MGGYLSRPRAGRRSPALGGADPPERPERLGPAHPARHVPPACRVHSAAPTLDLARRLSYQDLVASPRRRRRRRRRHRRWFLVVHRRQYPIQQPRCLFLGVFSSVPLSGHQKPLLSACSSKTFCTKVMLKMVSAKGKLMLRLALKQSVVCMWSYLSVHLPNLCVKEILVRALEESGQLRAKEEKDLTALADSKKGLEKQKKEHSAPESQDEQRGSNPDEKPQSAFRRLMVNGVFSSFVPRPGPLKRDFSSKSSEDTLVRKSQTSFSSSCSKRNAITSSYSSTRGFPELQRSDLGAAGLQGPGSSQPRVLSKKASEEGHQSSPSASVESQKIKNEKAADGPLGQKQILNCSQPSDSTRPRKRKIPLLLPSRRNGPPILPSPPQLGYPVTAEDLDLEKRAAIQWINKVLEG; from the coding sequence ATGGGTGGTTACCTGAGCCGGCCTCGCGCTGGCCGGCGGTCCCCCGCTCTGGGGGGCGCGGACCCGCCCGAGAGACCCGAGCGCCTCGGGCCCGCGCACCCTGCCCGCCATGTTCCCCCTGCTTGCCGGGTTCACTCGGCGGCCCCAACGCTGGACTTGGCTCGCAGGCTGTCGTACCAGGATCTTGTGGCTTCACcccgtcgtcgtcgtcgtcgtcgtcgtcggcACCGTCGGTGGTTTCTCGTAGTCCATCGGCGGCAATATCCAATCCAGCAACCCCGGTGTCTATTTCTGGGGGTCTTTTCCTCGGTGCCCTTGAGTGGCCATCAGAAGCCACTGCTGTCTGCTTGCAGCTCCAAGACGTTCTGCACTAAAGTGATGTTGAAGATGGTATCTGCTAAGGGCAAACTGATGCTCCGTTTGGCTCTGAAGCAGTCAGTCGTCTGTATGTGGTCTTACCTGTCTGTTCACCTCCCAAACCTTTGTGTAAAGGAGATCCTGGTGAGGGCCCTTGAAGAGAGCGGTCAACTGAGAGCCAAGGAAGAGAAGGACCTGACAGCCCTGGCTGACAGCAAGAAAGGGctagagaagcaaaagaaagagcACTCAGCCCCCGAGAGTCAGGACGAACAAAGAGGCTCGAACCCCGATGAGAAACCGCAGTCCGCGTTTAGACGTCTGATGGTCAACGGGGTCTTCTCTTCCTTTGTGCCCAGGCCTGGGCCTCTGAAGAGAGACTTCTCTTCCAAGAGCTCAGAAGATACCCTGGTTAGGAAATCCCAGACCTCCTTTTCGAGCTCATGCAGCAAACGAAACGCCATCACCAGTTCATACAGCTCCACTAGAGGTTTCCCAGAGCTGCAGAGGAGCGATCTAGGCGCAGCAGGGCTCCAGGGCCCAGGCTCATCACAGCCTCGTGTGCTCTCAAAGAAAGCCAGCGAGGAAGGCCATCAGTCTAGCCCTTCAGCCTCAGTGGAATCACAGAAGATCAAGAACGAAAAGGCTGCAGATGGCCCCTTAGGGCAGAAACAAATCTTAAATTGCTCACAGCCATCTGACAGTACCAGGCCCCGGAAACGCAAGATTCCTCTGCTGCTGCCCTCGAGGCGAAACGGCCCACCGATCCTGCCCTCACCCCCTCAGCTAGGTTATCCAGTCACTGCCGAAGACCTTGACTTAGAGAAGAGAGCTGCGATCCAGTGGATCAACAAGGTCTTGGAAGGGTAA